In Nocardioides sp. InS609-2, a single genomic region encodes these proteins:
- a CDS encoding phosphomannose isomerase type II C-terminal cupin domain encodes MDSEERPWGSWHVIDDGQGYKVKRIHVNPGARLSYQTHEHRSEHWVVIFGVATCVINGETIEVGPGRSVDVVQGAAHRIANLGSEELVIIEVQRGGYTGEDDICRLEDDYGREDAEAPAQ; translated from the coding sequence ATGGATTCGGAAGAGCGCCCCTGGGGCTCGTGGCACGTGATCGACGACGGCCAGGGCTACAAGGTCAAGCGCATTCACGTCAACCCCGGCGCGCGCCTGTCGTATCAGACCCACGAGCACCGATCCGAGCACTGGGTCGTCATCTTCGGTGTGGCCACCTGCGTCATCAACGGCGAGACGATCGAGGTCGGCCCGGGACGCTCGGTCGACGTCGTCCAGGGCGCCGCGCACCGCATCGCCAATCTCGGCTCCGAGGAGCTCGTGATCATCGAGGTCCAGCGCGGCGGCTACACCGGTGAGGACGACATCTGCCGCCTCGAGGACGACTACGGTCGCGAGGACGCCGAAGCCCCGGCGCAGTAA
- a CDS encoding nucleoside-diphosphate sugar epimerase/dehydratase: protein MSEMMRRLQRRKTPVVMLFDAACWLTAFIVWSGLRLDWDVADWSPALIFGAVAAVLHVVLGFAVRLHHGRSRIASLDELIVLGSVISLIGLLLFVINFADIHVPRSVPLGAALLTLFMTALGRALWRRLKERDQELMRAEGSTPVLLVGAGDAAHDLIASMLRDPSHQWRPVGMLDDDPYKRHRRIRGVPVLGQIPALVDVAAEHGVDTVILAIPSASAKIITDLNQIALAAGLHVKVLPGTNELLSAHVGIRDIRDINLTDVLGRHQLDTDIESIAGNLAGKRVLVTGAGGSIGAELCRQIDRFSPGELMMLDRDESALHAVQLSLRGRALLDSDDVILCDIRDPDALRTIFTDRRPQVVFHAAALKHLPMLEQFPAEAVKTNVIGTRNVLDAAREVGVERFVNISTDKAANPSSVLGYSKRIAERITASHAAYEQGTYLSVRFGNVLGSRGSVLTAFAQQIAAGGPVTVTDREVTRYFMTIVEACQLVVQAAAIGRPGEALVLDMGDPIRIIDVADQLIEQSGRPVPIEITGLRAGEKLHEELFADDEPQDVRPEHSLVSHVPVPGISDDQINGLPTSGPPVEVVRALAALCLLAPVSGGRGRH from the coding sequence ATGTCCGAAATGATGAGACGCCTGCAGCGCCGCAAGACGCCGGTGGTGATGCTCTTCGATGCCGCTTGCTGGTTGACCGCATTCATTGTGTGGTCCGGGCTGCGTCTGGACTGGGATGTTGCCGACTGGAGCCCTGCGCTGATCTTCGGAGCGGTGGCCGCTGTCCTCCACGTGGTGCTGGGCTTCGCTGTGCGCCTGCACCACGGCCGCTCACGGATCGCGAGCCTAGATGAGCTGATCGTCCTCGGTTCGGTCATCTCCCTCATCGGGCTTCTCCTCTTCGTCATCAACTTCGCCGACATCCACGTGCCTCGGAGCGTGCCGCTCGGAGCAGCCCTCCTGACCCTCTTCATGACGGCTCTCGGCCGTGCTCTCTGGCGACGGCTGAAGGAGCGCGACCAGGAGCTCATGCGGGCCGAAGGGTCCACCCCGGTCCTTCTCGTCGGTGCAGGGGATGCCGCACACGACCTGATCGCTTCCATGCTCAGGGACCCCTCTCACCAGTGGCGCCCCGTCGGCATGCTCGACGACGACCCCTACAAGCGCCACCGACGGATCCGCGGGGTTCCCGTCCTGGGGCAGATACCTGCCCTCGTCGACGTCGCGGCGGAGCACGGAGTCGACACGGTGATCCTCGCCATTCCGAGCGCCTCGGCCAAGATCATCACCGACCTCAACCAGATCGCCCTTGCGGCCGGCCTGCACGTCAAGGTGCTCCCGGGCACCAACGAGCTCCTGTCGGCGCACGTCGGTATTCGCGACATCCGCGACATCAATCTCACCGACGTCCTCGGCCGGCACCAGCTCGACACCGACATCGAGTCGATCGCCGGCAACCTCGCCGGCAAGCGAGTGCTGGTCACCGGTGCTGGTGGCTCGATCGGAGCAGAGCTGTGTCGCCAGATCGACCGCTTCTCCCCGGGTGAGCTGATGATGCTCGACCGCGACGAGTCGGCGCTCCATGCTGTGCAGCTATCTCTCCGAGGCCGGGCACTGCTCGACTCCGACGACGTGATCCTGTGCGACATCAGGGACCCCGACGCCCTCCGCACCATCTTCACGGATCGCCGACCGCAGGTGGTGTTCCACGCAGCCGCGCTCAAGCACCTCCCGATGCTGGAGCAGTTCCCCGCCGAGGCGGTCAAGACCAACGTCATCGGCACCCGCAACGTCCTCGACGCCGCCCGAGAGGTTGGCGTCGAACGCTTCGTCAACATCTCGACCGACAAGGCCGCCAACCCGTCGAGCGTGCTCGGCTACTCCAAGCGGATCGCCGAGCGTATCACGGCCAGCCACGCGGCGTACGAACAGGGCACCTACCTCTCCGTCCGGTTCGGCAACGTGCTCGGCAGCCGGGGCTCGGTGCTGACCGCCTTCGCCCAGCAGATCGCTGCGGGCGGGCCAGTCACGGTGACCGACCGGGAGGTCACCCGCTACTTCATGACGATCGTGGAGGCGTGCCAGCTCGTCGTACAGGCGGCCGCGATCGGTCGCCCCGGCGAGGCGCTCGTCCTCGACATGGGCGACCCGATCAGGATCATCGACGTGGCGGACCAGCTGATCGAGCAGTCCGGCCGCCCGGTGCCGATCGAGATCACCGGCCTCCGCGCCGGTGAGAAGCTCCATGAGGAGCTCTTCGCCGACGACGAGCCCCAAGACGTCCGGCCCGAGCACTCGTTGGTGTCCCACGTGCCCGTGCCTGGCATCTCCGATGACCAGATCAACGGCTTGCCGACTTCGGGGCCACCGGTGGAGGTCGTCCGCGCTCTTGCGGCGCTGTGCCTGCTCGCGCCAGTGTCGGGCGGACGCGGTCGGCACTGA
- a CDS encoding polysaccharide biosynthesis tyrosine autokinase encodes MELKDYWSTIRRRWRVVALCFVGAMAVAALLTWQATPQYSSSAQLFVSTTPSDSNDAYTGNLFATQRVASYADLVTSRQLAERVADSLGGDADADVLRTQVAATVVPETVLLQLTATDPDPVVARDIAQAYAQSLTELVEDLETPSGKRDALIRASIVDDAQENTVPVSPQPLRNLGLAAVLGLLLGVGLAVARELLDTSVTSSDDVSEVTSAPILANISNDQAAHLPPHEVLSQATPWAEAFRVLRTNMQYVEVDHDQKVVVVTSSLPGEGKSTVAINLAITMAQAGQRVALVECDLRRPLIAPRLGLDGAVGTTSILIGKVSLDDALLEYANTGLQVLACGPIPPNPSELLQSTAMEKLLGELRDRFDIVVLDAPPLLPVTDAALLSTQVDGAVIVARHGRTTRDQLAHAVERLEAVDAKTLGVIINMSPSRKNTSGYGYGYGYGYGYGYEQEAGKSKRSARETKAMAKALKKADKQESVGSRRKRG; translated from the coding sequence GTGGAACTGAAGGACTACTGGTCGACGATTCGCCGACGCTGGCGGGTCGTTGCCCTCTGTTTCGTCGGTGCCATGGCCGTCGCCGCGCTGCTCACCTGGCAGGCGACGCCGCAGTACTCGTCCTCGGCGCAGCTCTTCGTGTCCACGACGCCTTCCGACTCCAACGACGCCTACACCGGCAACCTCTTCGCCACCCAACGAGTTGCGTCGTACGCCGACCTGGTGACAAGTCGCCAGCTCGCCGAGCGGGTCGCCGACAGCCTCGGCGGCGACGCGGACGCCGACGTGCTGCGCACCCAGGTAGCGGCCACGGTGGTGCCCGAGACCGTGCTGCTCCAGCTCACCGCCACCGACCCGGATCCGGTCGTTGCCCGCGACATCGCCCAGGCCTATGCCCAGAGCCTCACGGAGCTCGTCGAGGACCTCGAGACGCCCAGCGGCAAGCGTGACGCCCTGATCCGGGCCTCGATCGTGGATGACGCCCAGGAGAACACCGTCCCCGTGTCCCCGCAGCCGCTCCGCAACCTCGGGCTGGCGGCTGTGCTCGGCCTGCTGCTCGGCGTCGGCCTGGCCGTCGCCCGCGAGCTGCTCGACACCTCGGTGACGTCCAGCGACGACGTCAGTGAGGTCACCAGCGCGCCGATCCTGGCCAACATCTCCAACGACCAGGCCGCCCACCTCCCGCCGCACGAGGTGCTGAGCCAGGCGACCCCGTGGGCAGAGGCCTTCCGCGTGCTGCGCACCAACATGCAGTACGTCGAGGTCGACCACGACCAGAAGGTCGTCGTCGTCACGAGCTCCCTGCCCGGCGAAGGCAAATCGACGGTGGCCATCAACCTCGCGATCACGATGGCCCAGGCCGGGCAGCGCGTCGCCCTCGTGGAGTGTGACCTGCGACGCCCCCTGATCGCTCCGCGGCTCGGTCTCGACGGCGCCGTGGGCACCACGAGCATCCTCATCGGCAAGGTCTCCCTCGACGACGCGCTGCTGGAGTACGCGAACACGGGGCTCCAGGTGCTGGCCTGCGGCCCGATCCCGCCCAACCCGTCGGAGCTCCTCCAGTCGACCGCCATGGAGAAGCTCCTCGGCGAGCTGCGCGACCGTTTCGACATCGTCGTGCTCGACGCTCCCCCGCTGCTTCCCGTCACCGACGCCGCGCTGCTCTCCACTCAGGTCGACGGCGCCGTGATCGTGGCTCGTCACGGGCGCACCACGCGTGACCAGCTGGCCCACGCGGTCGAACGACTCGAGGCCGTCGACGCCAAGACCCTGGGCGTGATCATCAATATGTCGCCGTCGAGGAAGAACACGAGCGGCTACGGATATGGCTACGGGTATGGCTACGGGTATGGCTACGAGCAGGAGGCGGGCAAGAGCAAGCGCTCCGCCCGCGAGACCAAGGCGATGGCCAAGGCATTGAAGAAGGCCGACAAGCAGGAGTCAGTGGGCTCGCGTCGTAAGCGCGGCTGA
- a CDS encoding DUF2516 family protein, which translates to MTVFELEGWVYLVVLLVMLAVKGFALISALTFSGPAYEAAGKLTKPGWSILLAVGFAAQLIMLSSSPISLISLAFTIAAFVYLADVRPALAEVTRR; encoded by the coding sequence GTGACTGTGTTCGAGCTCGAGGGCTGGGTGTATCTCGTCGTACTGCTGGTGATGCTGGCGGTGAAGGGGTTTGCCCTGATCAGCGCCCTCACGTTCAGCGGCCCGGCCTATGAGGCCGCCGGCAAGCTCACGAAGCCCGGCTGGTCGATCCTGCTCGCGGTCGGCTTCGCCGCCCAGCTGATCATGCTGAGCTCGTCGCCGATCAGCCTGATCTCGCTGGCGTTCACCATCGCGGCCTTCGTCTACCTCGCTGACGTGCGGCCTGCCCTGGCCGAGGTGACGCGCCGCTGA
- a CDS encoding helix-turn-helix domain-containing protein encodes MAKGKVGKSVEDLGDYLKEQRVKARLSLRQLADLAGVSNPYLSQIERGLRRPSAEVLQQIAKALRISAEQLYVRAGIVSPEDNPPREGAAAVELAILGDAGLTERQKQSLLDVHASFLALNRAAGRTADDDS; translated from the coding sequence ATGGCAAAGGGCAAGGTCGGCAAGTCGGTCGAGGACCTCGGCGACTACCTCAAGGAGCAGCGCGTCAAGGCGCGCCTCTCCCTGCGGCAGCTCGCCGATCTCGCCGGCGTGTCCAACCCCTACCTGAGCCAGATCGAGCGGGGCCTGCGCAGGCCCTCCGCCGAGGTGCTGCAGCAGATCGCCAAGGCACTGCGCATCTCCGCCGAACAGCTCTACGTCCGGGCCGGCATCGTCAGCCCCGAGGACAACCCCCCGCGTGAGGGAGCCGCTGCGGTGGAGCTCGCGATCCTCGGCGACGCCGGGCTCACCGAGCGCCAGAAGCAGTCCCTGCTCGACGTCCACGCGTCGTTCCTCGCTCTCAACCGGGCCGCCGGACGCACCGCCGACGACGACAGCTGA
- a CDS encoding asparaginase encodes MSAVASASAPVVAEIVRSGFVEGHHYGSLVALDAAGEVAWSVGEVATPILPRSCNKPLQALAMVRLGLDLPPDLLALTCASHSGEPFHIEGVRRILACAGLDESALQTPPDFPLDDDAREAVIRAGGSKSPILMNCSGKHASMLATCAINGWDTKTYRDPGHPLQQAAVHTFAELTGEDVTTVAVDGCGAPLLSASLTGLARAFRALAIAESGDERRVADAIRTHPAYVSGSTRDELVLLTAIPGAIGKAGAESCYAVGLPDGRAFALKTDDGAPRVRPVLMAEMLARSGVLEDAGVDADAVRRTGQVTLLGGGLPVGEIRASF; translated from the coding sequence ATGTCTGCTGTCGCTTCTGCCTCGGCGCCCGTCGTCGCCGAGATCGTCCGCTCCGGGTTCGTCGAGGGCCACCACTACGGGTCGCTGGTCGCGCTCGACGCGGCCGGCGAGGTCGCCTGGTCGGTGGGTGAGGTCGCGACCCCGATCCTCCCGCGCTCGTGCAACAAGCCGCTGCAGGCGCTGGCGATGGTCCGGCTCGGCCTCGACCTGCCGCCCGACCTGCTCGCGCTGACCTGCGCGTCCCACTCAGGGGAGCCGTTCCACATCGAGGGCGTACGCCGCATCCTTGCCTGCGCCGGCCTCGACGAGTCGGCGCTGCAGACGCCGCCCGACTTCCCGCTCGACGACGACGCCCGTGAGGCCGTGATCCGGGCCGGTGGGTCGAAATCGCCGATCCTGATGAACTGCTCCGGCAAGCACGCCTCGATGCTCGCGACCTGCGCCATCAACGGCTGGGACACCAAGACGTACCGCGACCCCGGGCACCCGCTGCAGCAGGCGGCGGTGCACACGTTCGCCGAGCTCACCGGCGAGGACGTCACCACGGTGGCGGTCGACGGGTGCGGTGCGCCTTTGCTCTCGGCCTCGCTGACCGGGCTGGCGCGGGCGTTCCGGGCACTGGCCATTGCCGAGTCGGGCGACGAACGTCGGGTCGCCGACGCGATCCGCACGCACCCGGCGTACGTCTCAGGGAGCACGCGCGACGAGCTCGTCCTCCTCACCGCGATCCCGGGCGCGATCGGCAAGGCCGGCGCGGAGTCCTGCTACGCCGTGGGGCTGCCCGACGGGCGGGCGTTCGCGCTCAAGACCGACGACGGCGCCCCTCGGGTGCGGCCCGTGCTGATGGCCGAGATGCTGGCCCGCAGCGGCGTGCTCGAGGACGCGGGCGTCGACGCCGACGCCGTACGCCGGACGGGTCAGGTGACGCTGCTCGGCGGCGGGCTGCCGGTCGGCGAGATCCGCGCCAGCTTCTGA
- the cysC gene encoding adenylyl-sulfate kinase, with product MSSSPAPTQSVPQHCPTQTELDDLELLTSGALAPTNAFNEWGSPVTLTLPDELAGADIVELIDPEGLPLARVNPATGAVEPLTPAQHGPFRRLHLSPDQVRELHTGATFVPVDDALTTGQLDDLAELDRVVLLTYAGHGTSALSPVGLVRATLAAASRLRDAHVVVVPLASHGEASADHALGVRVADNYASGDPVHALHEPHEADSWPGDIAEVVAHDQPEPGEQGLVVFFTGLSGSGKSTLAQALMDRILEQGERTVTSLDGDVVRRNLSAGLTFSKADRETNIRRIGWVAAEISRHGGVAVCSPIAPYDETRRQVEEMVGEAGGAFFLVHVATPLEECERRDRKGLYAKARAGEIPEFTGISSPYEEPDNAAVRVDTTGRTIEAALGDVLAELRESGHLSLASVAGRVAGEGRAGVSRPLKVLFVCTANICRSAFMEVTARHLVGDRDDIEFSSAGTRGFTDKPLDADMAGALTTGADHAGFTSRPVTRQLVDEADVILTAESSHRADLIEDHPAAFRKIFTLAQFAEAASTSNRHGRALIADIGTQRAAAKPEHDISDPYRRGPQAAADCGQRISSLLDAVIPALTEEA from the coding sequence GTGTCATCCTCCCCCGCGCCGACCCAGTCGGTTCCCCAGCACTGCCCCACCCAGACGGAGCTCGACGACCTCGAGCTGCTGACGTCGGGTGCGCTGGCGCCGACCAACGCCTTCAACGAATGGGGCAGCCCGGTCACTCTGACCCTGCCCGACGAGCTGGCCGGCGCAGACATCGTCGAGCTGATCGACCCCGAAGGCCTGCCGCTGGCCCGGGTGAACCCGGCCACCGGCGCGGTCGAGCCGCTCACGCCCGCCCAGCACGGCCCCTTCCGCCGCCTCCACCTCTCCCCCGACCAGGTGCGCGAGCTCCACACCGGCGCCACCTTCGTGCCGGTCGACGACGCGCTCACCACCGGCCAGCTCGACGACCTCGCGGAGCTCGACCGCGTCGTACTCCTCACGTACGCCGGCCACGGCACGTCCGCGCTCTCGCCGGTGGGTCTCGTCCGAGCCACCCTGGCCGCCGCCAGCCGCCTGCGCGACGCCCACGTGGTCGTCGTACCCCTGGCTTCGCACGGGGAGGCCTCTGCCGACCACGCGCTGGGAGTGCGCGTGGCTGACAACTACGCCTCGGGCGACCCGGTGCACGCGCTGCACGAGCCGCACGAAGCCGACAGCTGGCCCGGCGACATCGCCGAGGTCGTGGCCCACGACCAGCCCGAGCCCGGCGAGCAGGGGCTTGTCGTCTTCTTCACCGGCCTCTCCGGCAGCGGCAAGTCGACCCTCGCGCAGGCCCTGATGGATCGCATCCTCGAGCAGGGCGAGCGCACTGTGACGAGCCTCGACGGCGACGTCGTACGCCGCAACCTCTCGGCCGGGCTGACGTTCTCGAAGGCCGACCGCGAAACCAACATCCGCCGCATCGGCTGGGTGGCGGCCGAGATCTCCCGGCACGGTGGGGTCGCCGTGTGCAGCCCGATCGCGCCGTACGACGAGACGCGACGCCAGGTCGAGGAGATGGTCGGGGAGGCCGGCGGCGCGTTCTTCCTCGTGCACGTGGCCACGCCGCTCGAGGAGTGCGAACGCCGAGACCGCAAGGGCCTCTACGCCAAGGCACGTGCCGGCGAGATCCCCGAGTTCACCGGCATCTCCTCGCCCTACGAGGAGCCCGACAACGCGGCGGTTCGGGTCGACACCACCGGCCGCACCATCGAGGCTGCCCTGGGCGACGTACTCGCGGAGTTGCGGGAGAGCGGGCACCTCTCACTGGCCAGCGTCGCTGGTCGAGTAGCCGGCGAGGGCCGGGCCGGCGTGTCGAGACCACTCAAGGTCCTCTTCGTCTGCACCGCCAACATCTGCCGCTCGGCGTTCATGGAGGTGACCGCCCGCCATCTGGTCGGCGACCGCGACGACATCGAGTTCTCCAGCGCCGGGACCCGCGGATTCACCGACAAGCCCCTCGATGCCGACATGGCCGGCGCCCTGACGACCGGCGCGGACCACGCCGGCTTCACGAGCCGCCCGGTCACCCGCCAGCTGGTCGACGAGGCCGATGTGATCCTGACCGCCGAGTCCAGCCACCGCGCCGACCTGATCGAGGATCACCCGGCCGCGTTCCGCAAGATCTTCACGCTCGCCCAGTTCGCCGAGGCCGCCAGCACCAGCAACCGGCATGGGCGGGCACTGATCGCCGACATCGGCACCCAACGGGCCGCGGCAAAGCCCGAGCACGACATCAGCGATCCCTACCGGCGTGGCCCACAGGCTGCGGCAGACTGCGGCCAGCGCATCTCGTCGTTGCTCGATGCCGTGATCCCCGCCCTGACCGAGGAGGCCTGA
- a CDS encoding sulfite exporter TauE/SafE family protein, whose product MDWLTTTFLSILAAGFFVGTVVGLTGMGGGALMTPALIFLGVGDAATVVTADLTAAAIYKTGGAIVHKREGSPNMALAKWLILGSVPMALLGPHLISWLADPGDLDKVLKLCIGFALLMAALTYALRLYVNLLRVRGGGGGGDEHPKVRPIPTLLVGALGGLLVGVTSVGSGSVIMIALLMLYPGLSAVKLVGTDLVQAVPLVMAAAISNIALHGLDWTVTIPLVIGSVPGTILGSLIAPRVPQSFIRRGIVVVLTMSGVALLDKAGWPPLGAGEDDTHPILIAGVGLATLVLVPLVWGLIRRTTGLPMFGSPTVAELEDPSYRPGLIGMRKTDDT is encoded by the coding sequence ATGGACTGGCTGACCACGACCTTCCTGTCGATCCTGGCCGCGGGCTTCTTCGTCGGCACAGTCGTCGGGCTCACCGGCATGGGCGGCGGCGCGCTGATGACGCCGGCGCTGATCTTCCTCGGCGTGGGCGACGCGGCGACGGTGGTCACGGCCGACCTCACCGCGGCGGCGATCTACAAGACCGGTGGCGCGATCGTGCACAAGCGCGAGGGTTCGCCCAACATGGCGCTGGCCAAGTGGCTGATCCTCGGCTCGGTGCCGATGGCCCTGCTGGGTCCGCACCTCATCTCCTGGCTGGCCGACCCCGGCGACCTCGACAAGGTGCTCAAGCTCTGCATCGGCTTCGCGCTGCTGATGGCGGCGCTCACCTACGCCCTGCGCCTCTACGTCAACCTGCTCCGCGTGCGCGGCGGCGGGGGCGGGGGCGACGAGCACCCGAAGGTGCGGCCGATCCCGACCCTGCTCGTCGGCGCGCTCGGCGGCCTGCTCGTGGGCGTGACCAGCGTCGGCTCGGGCTCGGTCATCATGATCGCGCTGCTGATGCTCTACCCGGGCCTCTCCGCGGTGAAGCTGGTCGGCACCGACCTGGTGCAGGCCGTGCCGCTGGTGATGGCGGCCGCGATCTCCAACATCGCCCTGCACGGCCTCGACTGGACCGTGACGATCCCGCTGGTCATCGGCTCCGTGCCCGGCACGATCCTGGGCTCCCTGATCGCGCCGCGCGTGCCGCAGTCGTTCATCCGGCGCGGCATCGTCGTCGTACTCACCATGTCCGGCGTAGCCCTGCTCGACAAGGCCGGCTGGCCGCCGCTCGGCGCGGGCGAGGACGACACCCACCCCATCCTCATCGCCGGCGTCGGCCTGGCCACGCTGGTGCTGGTGCCGCTGGTCTGGGGCCTGATCCGGCGTACGACGGGGCTCCCGATGTTCGGATCCCCGACCGTGGCCGAGCTGGAGGATCCGTCCTACCGGCCGGGACTGATCGGCATGAGGAAGACCGACGACACCTGA
- the cysD gene encoding sulfate adenylyltransferase subunit CysD, with product MTQTHADYQLSQLDQLEAESIHIFREVAAEFEKPVLMFSGGKDSIVMLRLAEKAFYPAKIPFPVLQVDNGFDFPEVLSCRDSWVNRLGVRLVVASVDDDILSGVIVDDGKTSRNRMQIGSLLNAIEVEGFTAAFGGGRRDEEKARAKERVYSHRDEFGQWDPKMQRPEVWSLYNGRIHEGEHMRIFPLSNWTELDIWHYIDREQIEIPTIYFSHQRDVIARDGMLLSASDAVQPKGNETIKNMTVRFRTVGDMTLTGCVESEASTTAEIIDEVAIARVTERGATRGDDRFSEAAMEDRKKEGYF from the coding sequence ATGACACAAACGCATGCCGACTACCAGCTGAGTCAGCTCGACCAGCTCGAGGCGGAGTCGATCCACATCTTCCGTGAGGTCGCTGCAGAGTTCGAGAAGCCCGTCCTGATGTTCTCCGGAGGCAAGGACTCCATCGTCATGCTCCGCCTGGCGGAGAAGGCGTTCTACCCGGCGAAGATCCCGTTCCCGGTGCTCCAGGTCGACAACGGCTTCGACTTCCCCGAGGTGCTGTCGTGTCGTGACTCGTGGGTCAACCGCCTCGGCGTACGCCTCGTGGTCGCCTCGGTCGACGACGACATCTTGAGCGGCGTCATCGTCGACGACGGCAAGACCAGCCGCAACCGGATGCAGATCGGCAGCCTCCTCAACGCCATCGAGGTCGAGGGCTTCACCGCCGCCTTCGGTGGTGGCCGCCGCGACGAGGAGAAGGCCCGCGCCAAGGAGCGCGTCTACTCCCACCGCGACGAGTTCGGCCAGTGGGACCCCAAGATGCAGCGCCCCGAGGTGTGGAGCCTCTACAACGGCCGCATCCACGAGGGCGAGCACATGCGGATCTTCCCGCTGTCCAACTGGACCGAGCTCGACATCTGGCACTACATCGACCGTGAGCAGATCGAGATCCCCACGATCTACTTCTCCCACCAGCGCGACGTCATCGCCCGCGACGGCATGCTGCTGTCGGCCTCCGACGCCGTCCAGCCCAAGGGCAACGAGACCATCAAGAACATGACCGTGCGCTTCCGCACCGTCGGCGACATGACCCTCACCGGTTGCGTCGAGAGCGAGGCCTCGACCACCGCCGAGATCATCGACGAGGTCGCCATCGCCCGGGTCACCGAGCGCGGCGCGACCCGCGGCGACGACCGTTTCTCCGAGGCGGCCATGGAAGACCGCAAGAAGGAAGGCTACTTCTGA
- the cysN gene encoding sulfate adenylyltransferase subunit CysN, which translates to MADDTLQQMEQMDLLRFATAGSVDDGKSTLIGRLLLDSKSIFEDQLESVESTSRDKGYDYTDLALLTDGLRSEREQGITIDVAYRYFATPRRKFIIADTPGHVQYTRNMVTGASTADLGLVLVDARQGLTEQSRRHAVILSLLRVPHLVLAVNKMDLVDFSQEVYERIHKEFTQFATKLNIPDLEVIPISALQGDNVVNRSENMSWYSGPTLMHHLEHIHVASDRDLVDVRFPVQYVVRPKSDAYHDYRGYAGQVAGGVLKKGDEVVVLPSGMTSTIEAIDLFDKEVDEAFPPMSVTVRLEDDVDVSRGDMIARANNAPKPSQDIDAMICWMTNEPLRPRQKLAIKHTTRTARAMVKDVQYRLDINTLHRDQDTKEIGLNEIGRIQLRTTVPLLCDPYSKNRTTGSFILIDEATGVTVGAGMINSGN; encoded by the coding sequence ATGGCTGACGACACCCTCCAGCAGATGGAGCAGATGGACCTGCTCCGCTTCGCCACCGCCGGCTCGGTCGACGACGGCAAGTCCACCCTCATCGGGCGGCTGCTGCTCGACTCCAAGTCGATCTTCGAGGACCAGCTCGAGTCGGTCGAGTCGACCAGCCGCGACAAGGGCTACGACTACACCGACCTCGCGCTGCTCACCGACGGTCTGCGCTCCGAGCGCGAGCAGGGCATCACCATCGACGTGGCCTACCGCTACTTCGCGACGCCCCGCCGCAAGTTCATCATCGCCGACACCCCGGGCCACGTGCAGTACACCCGCAACATGGTCACCGGCGCCTCCACGGCCGACCTCGGCCTGGTGCTCGTCGACGCCCGCCAGGGCCTGACCGAGCAGTCCCGCCGGCACGCGGTGATCCTGTCGCTGCTCCGGGTCCCGCACCTCGTGCTCGCGGTCAACAAGATGGACCTCGTCGACTTCTCGCAGGAGGTCTACGAGCGGATCCACAAGGAGTTCACGCAGTTCGCCACCAAGCTCAACATCCCCGACCTCGAGGTCATCCCGATCTCGGCGCTCCAGGGTGACAACGTGGTGAACCGCTCCGAGAACATGTCGTGGTACTCCGGCCCGACGCTCATGCACCACCTCGAGCACATCCATGTGGCCTCCGACCGTGACCTGGTCGACGTCCGCTTCCCGGTCCAGTACGTCGTCCGGCCGAAGTCCGACGCCTACCACGACTACCGCGGCTACGCCGGCCAGGTGGCCGGTGGCGTGCTCAAGAAGGGCGACGAGGTCGTCGTACTCCCCTCGGGCATGACGTCGACGATCGAGGCCATCGACCTCTTCGACAAGGAGGTCGACGAGGCGTTCCCGCCGATGTCGGTCACCGTGCGTCTCGAGGACGACGTCGACGTGTCGCGCGGCGACATGATCGCCCGGGCCAACAACGCCCCAAAGCCGAGCCAGGACATCGACGCGATGATCTGCTGGATGACCAACGAGCCGCTGCGTCCGCGCCAGAAGCTCGCCATCAAGCACACCACGCGTACGGCGCGCGCGATGGTCAAGGACGTCCAGTACCGCCTCGACATCAACACCCTGCACCGCGACCAGGACACCAAGGAGATCGGTCTCAACGAGATCGGTCGCATCCAGCTGCGCACCACAGTGCCGCTGCTCTGCGACCCCTACTCCAAGAACCGCACCACCGGCTCGTTCATCCTGATCGACGAGGCCACCGGGGTCACTGTCGGTGCGGGGATGATCAACAGTGGGAATTGA